Genomic DNA from Blattabacterium sp. (Blaberus giganteus):
AAATATTCCCTTCAGTTATTTTATACTCTTTTTTTCCTGCTATTATAGAAGCAAGAGTACTTTTTCCAGAACCATTAGGTCCCATAATAACATGACTTTCTCCTGCATTTATTTTTAAATTAATTCCTTTAAGAACCTTTTTGTTTTCTATAGAAGCATGTAAGTTTTCTATATATAACATAATTTTTATTATTATCCTTATCCATCCATATACAATTAATCTTAACCTACAGATCCTTCCAAAGAAATTTCCAAAAGTTTTTGAGCTTCTACTGCAAATTCCATGGGAAGTTTTTTCAAAACTTCATTGCTAAAACCATGTACAATTATAGAAATGGCTTTTTCTACATTTATTCCTCTTTGATTACAGTAAAAAATTTGATCCTCTCCAATTTTTGAAGTAGTCGCCTCATGTTCGACTTTAGAAGTCGAATTATATACATGAATATATGGAAATGTGTGTGCCCCACATTGATTACCAATTAATAAAGAATCACATTGAGAAAAATTTCGAGAACAAATTGCTTGAGGAACTATTTTCACCAATCCTCTATAGTTATTTTGAGCTTTTCCAGCGGATATCCCTTTTGATATAATAATACTTTTAGTATGTTTTCCTATATGTATCATTTTAGTTCCCGTATCTGCTTGTTGATAATCTTTAGTTAAAGCTAAAGAATAAAAATTTCCCATGGAAAAATCTCCTTTAAGAATACAAGATGGATATTTCCAGGTAATTGAAGAACCAGTTTCCACTTGGATCCAAGATATTTTTGCTTCTTTTTCACATAATCCACGTTTTGTTACAAAATTAAAAATTCCACCTTCTCCTCTTTGATTTCCAGGAAACCAATTTTGAACAGTAGAATATTTAATTTCAGCTTTTTCCAAGGCTATAATTTCTACTACAGCTGCGTGTAATTGATTTTCTTTTCTTTGTGGAGCCGTGCATCCTTCCAAATAACTGACATAGGAATCTTGATCTGCAATAATTAAGGTCCTTTCAAATTGACCCGTTTGATTTTCATTAATACGAAAATATGTGGATAATTCCATGGGACAACGGACTCCCTTTGGGATATAACAGAAAGAACCATCTGAAAATACAGCTGAGTTCAGAGCCGCATAAAAATTATCTTTTTTTGAAACAACTGAACCTAAATATTTTTTTACAATATCTGGATATTTTTTTAAAGCTTCATTAATAGAACAAAATATAATCCCTTTATCTTTCAATTTTTTCTGAAACGTAGTTACTAAAGAAACGGAATCTAATACGATATCTGTTGCAACACCTGAAAGAATTTTCCTTTCTTCTATAGGGACTCCTAATTTATTGAACGTATTTATTAATTCTGGATCTATTTTTTCGAAATTATTTAAATCTATTTTTTTTTTGGGAGCAGAATAATAACTTATATTTTGAAAATCTGGAACCTGGTATTTTATATTAGCCCATTTAGGAGGGGTCATTTTTTTCCATATGTTATAAGATTCTAATCTCCAGTCCAACATCCATCCAGGTTCCTTTTTTTCTTCTGTTATTTTACGAATAACGTCTTCATTTAATCCCACTGGGATTTTATATGATTCTATTGGAGTATAAAATCCGTACTTGTATTCAGATTTTGTAAAATTTTTCAGTATTTTATTACTTTTTTTCATTTATGATGAAAAACTTTTTCCACATCCACAAGTATGTTTTGCTTTAGGATTATTAAAATAAAACCCTTTTCCATCTAATCCATCTGAATATTCTAATGTAGTTCCTTCCAAATAAGGAATACTATTTTGATTAACAAGTATTTTCATTTCTTTATGTTTAAAAAGTTGATCTCCTTTTTGTTTTTCTTTATCAAAAGTTAATTCATAAGACATACCTGAACACCCTCCATGTTTCACTCCCAATCTAACGAAAGAAACATCATGAGAAAGGCCTTCTTTTTTCATAATAGAAATTAATTTATTTTTAGCTTTTTCAGATATAAAAACCATAACGTTTATAATTTTGTAATCATACAAAGACAAGATAAAGATAATTTTTTTTTACATGATTAATTTTTAAATTTTAAAAGTAATTTTTGTTATTCCTTTTTTTATTCCCCATTTACTAACCATTCCTGCATTAATTTCTAAAATATATTTTATTGTATTTGAAGGTAAGTTTATAGTCTCTATATCTTTCATAGGACTTACATTTTGATTCACGAAAACTATAGTATCAAATTGATTTATATACACAATATCTAAAGGAATCCGTACATCTCTCATATCTATTTGTTTATACTCCTCTTGATTTTTCAATAAAAATAACATGCCTTTATTTTCTTTCAAAGAAGACCTATATTTTAATCCATTTATTTTTTCTGTATCTCTATACGCTAATTCAACATCTATTTTTTTTATGATATGATTGTTATTTTTCATATATAGTTCTCCATCTTTAATAAACTCTATTTCCAACATATTTCCAATATCTAAAAACATATCAGAATCGTAACAAATTTTTTCAGAAGATTTTATAAAAAAACATATTACTATTACCATAAAATAAAAAAAAATATTTATTTTTCTTATTTTCATATTCATAATGAAAAAAAATACTTTTTAATTCTTGATAAATTAAGAAGAAAAAATCCAAAAAGAATGAAAGGAAGACTGAGCCATTGTCCTGTATTAAGAGATAAAAAGTTAATAAATTCTTCTCCTTGTGGTTCTTTTATAAATTCTAGTAAAAAACGAACAGACCAAAGTATAATAAAAAAAATTCCGGATAAAAATCCATCATAATTTTTACCTATTCTATACAAATACCAAAGAAATAAAAAAATTATTAGATAACTAATAGATTCATAAATTTGTGCAGGATGTCTGGGAATTATTTCTCCATATTCTGTATCCATTTGCAAAAATTTTACCGCCCAAGGTAATTTTTCATTACATGGTTTTCCTACTATTTCAGAATTAAAAAAATTTCCTATTCTAATAAAAACAGCAGATATTGATACAGGAAGACATAATCTATCACATAGCCAAATAAAAGATTTTTCATTTAGGATTGTTTTACTATAAAAAAAACTAGATAAAATAATTCCTATAGTGGCACCATGGCTAGATAAACCTCTATAACCAATAAATTCATAACCTTTTATAAATCCTAATAAAAAATTATGGTTATTTTCTTTAATAGGGAGGAAAGCTTCAATCCAATGATCTGAAAAATATGATAAATCATAAAATAAAACTTGACCTAATCTTGCACCCAAAAGAGTTCCAAAAAAAGTATATATAAATAAAGGATCCAAATATTTTTTATGTATATTATCATTTTGATAAATATATTTCATAATATACCATCCAAATGAAAAAGAAATCACAAACATTAGACTATAAATATGGATAAAAAACCCTTTCCACAAACTAAATTTGTGAACGGGATCCCAGTTAATATATCCTAATATTTTCATAGCAAATATTATTTTATTTTGTTCCATCATAGCCATATGGGCCCCAAGGATTACATTTAATGATTCTTATTATACTTATGAAGATAGCTTTAAAAAAATGAAATTTTTTTAAAGCTAAAATCATGTAATTTGAACAAGTTGGTACATATCTGCAATTATTTCCTATCCATGGAGAGATCCCTATTTGATATAATCTAATAATTTTTATAAAAAAAGTTCTTATGATTTTCATTATGATATCTATTGGTTTTTAATGAAATTTAAGGAAGAACCTGCTTTAAACCATTGAAGTTGTTTTTCATTATAAGAATGATGAACTATAATTTTTTCTTTATATCCATTTTTATGGATTAACTCTACTTCAATATTTTTATTGTTAGAACATATATTTTTTATATAAAAATGAAACACATCTTCTTCTTGAATTTTGTTATAGTCATCAGAATTTAAAAAAGTTAAAGCTAAAATTCCTTGTTTTTTCAAATTAGTTTCATGAATTCTGGAGAAAGATTTCACAAGAACTACACGTACTCCTAAAAAACGAGGTTCCATCGCCGCATGTTCTCTTGAAGATCCTTCT
This window encodes:
- the yidD gene encoding membrane protein insertion efficiency factor YidD, which gives rise to MKIIRTFFIKIIRLYQIGISPWIGNNCRYVPTCSNYMILALKKFHFFKAIFISIIRIIKCNPWGPYGYDGTK
- the sufB gene encoding Fe-S cluster assembly protein SufB, translated to MKKSNKILKNFTKSEYKYGFYTPIESYKIPVGLNEDVIRKITEEKKEPGWMLDWRLESYNIWKKMTPPKWANIKYQVPDFQNISYYSAPKKKIDLNNFEKIDPELINTFNKLGVPIEERKILSGVATDIVLDSVSLVTTFQKKLKDKGIIFCSINEALKKYPDIVKKYLGSVVSKKDNFYAALNSAVFSDGSFCYIPKGVRCPMELSTYFRINENQTGQFERTLIIADQDSYVSYLEGCTAPQRKENQLHAAVVEIIALEKAEIKYSTVQNWFPGNQRGEGGIFNFVTKRGLCEKEAKISWIQVETGSSITWKYPSCILKGDFSMGNFYSLALTKDYQQADTGTKMIHIGKHTKSIIISKGISAGKAQNNYRGLVKIVPQAICSRNFSQCDSLLIGNQCGAHTFPYIHVYNSTSKVEHEATTSKIGEDQIFYCNQRGINVEKAISIIVHGFSNEVLKKLPMEFAVEAQKLLEISLEGSVG
- a CDS encoding DUF192 domain-containing protein; amino-acid sequence: MVIVICFFIKSSEKICYDSDMFLDIGNMLEIEFIKDGELYMKNNNHIIKKIDVELAYRDTEKINGLKYRSSLKENKGMLFLLKNQEEYKQIDMRDVRIPLDIVYINQFDTIVFVNQNVSPMKDIETINLPSNTIKYILEINAGMVSKWGIKKGITKITFKI
- a CDS encoding iron-sulfur cluster assembly accessory protein: MVFISEKAKNKLISIMKKEGLSHDVSFVRLGVKHGGCSGMSYELTFDKEKQKGDQLFKHKEMKILVNQNSIPYLEGTTLEYSDGLDGKGFYFNNPKAKHTCGCGKSFSS
- the lgt gene encoding prolipoprotein diacylglyceryl transferase, encoding MKILGYINWDPVHKFSLWKGFFIHIYSLMFVISFSFGWYIMKYIYQNDNIHKKYLDPLFIYTFFGTLLGARLGQVLFYDLSYFSDHWIEAFLPIKENNHNFLLGFIKGYEFIGYRGLSSHGATIGIILSSFFYSKTILNEKSFIWLCDRLCLPVSISAVFIRIGNFFNSEIVGKPCNEKLPWAVKFLQMDTEYGEIIPRHPAQIYESISYLIIFLFLWYLYRIGKNYDGFLSGIFFIILWSVRFLLEFIKEPQGEEFINFLSLNTGQWLSLPFILFGFFLLNLSRIKKYFFSL